Proteins encoded in a region of the Quercus lobata isolate SW786 chromosome 8, ValleyOak3.0 Primary Assembly, whole genome shotgun sequence genome:
- the LOC115955106 gene encoding dynein light chain LC6, flagellar outer arm-like, whose translation MDIPQKLNDKPAIQELSQLSLGPTITTHDSFRLAPTEQVKLAATAISLNIRLRSSDMPLHMQERALNYTRSLLDDSDSAPKSLPKFNPTHLARALKKEFDTLYGPAWHCVVGTSFGSFVTHSPGGFVYFSIDSLSVLLFKTEVLLVKEPGA comes from the exons atGGATAtcccacaaaaattaaatgacaagCCAGCAATACAAGAGCTTTCTCAACTGAGTCTTGGACCAACAATTACTACCCATGATAGTTTTAGGTTAGCTCCAACAGAGCAAGTGAAATTAGCTGCCACTGCTATCAGCCTCAACATACGGTTGAGATCATCTGACATGCCCCTCCACATGCAAGAACGTGCCTTGAACTACACCAGATCACTCCTTGACGATTCAGATTCAGCCCCAAAATCACTCCCTAAGTTCAACCCCACCCACCTAGCTCGAGCTCTCAAAAAG GAGTTTGACACTTTGTACGGACCGGCGTGGCACTGTGTGGTGGGGACGAGTTTCGGGTCATTCGTGACTCACTCACCGGGCGGCTTCGTCTACTTCTCCATTGACTCGCTTTCAGTTCTGCTTTTCAAGACAGAGGTTCTGTTGGTCAAGGAACCAGGCGCATAA
- the LOC115956593 gene encoding uncharacterized protein LOC115956593 yields the protein MPSELKNAEATYQRLVNRMFIKQIKRNMEVYVDDMLVKSKEEFAHLDDLQETFSTLRGIEANLEKVRAILEMALPKTVKEVQKLTGRLAALNRFISKATEKCLPFFKMLKQAFTLTDECEKAFQELKHCLSNPPLLSPPKEGETLYLYLAVLATAVSAALIQEGDRMQFPVYYANPILVMIDQPIKKSMNKPEVARRMIQWAIELSQFNIESHPRTAIKAQALADFITKFMISDEEGALDETKRWTIQIDSLSARKRVGVGVVVITPERETLKYGVQLTFPATNNEVEYEGILTGLRVGKEFDWVEFTQVPKSQNMEADERGKQASSETGPTSTDLKMEVQKSPSIEEDGRLLQDVEKARKVRMRIARFTILNDALYKRDFSIPYLKCINEDEAKYILEEIHESICGDHEGPRSLVSKIIRTCYFWPTMQKDAREFVKRCDKYQRFGNVQHIPTERLTPTASLWPFSQWGIDIVGLLP from the exons ATGCCCTCTGAACTGAAAAATGCAGAAGCGACCTATCAGAGGTTAGTGAACAGGATGTTTATCAAACAGATTAAGAGGAACATGGAAGTATACGTGGATGacatgctcgtcaagagcaaggaAGAGTTTGCTCACCTAGACGACCTCCAAGAGACGTTCTCCACTCTCAG GGGGATAGAAGCAAACCTAGAGAAAGTGCGAGCCATACTAGAGATGGCATTGCCCAAGACTGTGAAGGAAGTCCAGAAGCTCACAGGAAGGCTAGCAGCACTCAACAGGTTCATCTCTAAAGCAACAGAAAAATGCCTACCCTTTTTCAAGATGCTGAAGCAAGCCTTCACCTTAACGGACGAATGTGAAAAAGCTTTCCAGGAGCTCAAGCACTGCCTGAGCAATCCACCTTTGCTGAGCCCGCCCAAAGAGggagaaaccttgtatttataCTTAGCAGTGTTAGCTACAGCTGTGAGTGCAGCCTTAATTCAGGAGGGGGACAGAATGCAATTCCCAGTTTACTAC GCAAATCCTATCTTGGTGATGATAGACCAACCTATAAAGAAGTCTATGAACAAGCCCGAGGTTGCAAGAAGGATGATCCAGTGGGCGATCGAACTTAGCCAATTCAACATTGAGTCCCACCCCAGGACAGCTATCAAGGCACAAGCACTAGCAGACTTTATCACCAAATTCATGATCTCGGACGAGGAAGGGGCGTTAGACGAGACAAAGAGATGGACGATCCAGATTGATAGTTTGTCAGCTCGGAAGAGGGTGGGAGTAGGGGTCGTGGTCATCACCCCAGAAAGAGAGACGCTTAAGTACGGAGTTCAGCTGACATTCCCGgccaccaacaatgaagttGAATACGAAGGAATACTGACGGGACTAAGGGTTGGAAAG GAGTTTGATTGGGTAGAATTCACACAAGTCCCCAAAAGCCAGAACATGGAGGCAGACGAGCGAGGGAAGCAGGCATCGTCAGAAACAGGACCAACGAGTACAGACTTAAAGATGGAAGTACAGAAAAGTCCTAGCATTGAAGAG GATGGACGGCTTCTACAGGACGTTGAGAAGGCTAGGAAAGTCAGGATGAGGATAGCCAGGTTCACTATCTTGAACGATGCCCTGTACAAAAGAGATTTCTCCATACCCTACCTGAAGTGCATCAACGAGGATGAAGCCAAATACATTCTGGAAGAGATCCATGAAAGCATATGCGGAGACCATGAAGGCCCAAGATCCCTAGTAAGCAAGATTATTAGAACATGTTACTTCTGGCCTACTATGCAGAAGGATGCAAGGGAGTTTGTCAAGAGATGCGACAAATACCAAAGGTTTGGAAATGTTCAACATATCCCAACAGAGAGACTAACACCAACAGCCTCTCTATGGCCATTTTCCCAATGGGGAATTGATATCGTTGGTCTATTACCCTAA
- the LOC115956594 gene encoding uncharacterized protein LOC115956594: MRKEMDELRSAIKEKTDRSLDRMVRRTNSPFTTAVLECLMPSKFRLSQLEPFDGLKDLLDHLNTFKTNLGLQQPLNEILCHSFPTALKGAAKEWFTKLPTSSIDNFEQLGNSFLHHFVGGQHPKRLADHLLTIRQGEKENMRLYVKRFTQETLEVDEVDDKVWLMTFKAGLKSREFVVSLVKSPYRTMVEMLLKAQKYMSVEDALAAIEDVKKLNKRERKEDDWRGRKRERTDRQNTDGNKWKDDKTPRMIKFTPLVMLIDKILAQIKDEHYLKCPRPLHSSPNVCDKKKYCRFHKDHSHYT, encoded by the coding sequence ATGAGAAAGGAGATGGACGAGCTGAGGAGTGCAATCAAGGAAAAAACAGATCGAAGCTTGGACAGGATGGTCAGGAGGACAAATTCGCCCTTTACCACGGCAGTCCTAGAATGCTTGATGCCCTCAAAGTTTCGTCTATCACAGCTCGAGCCATTTGATGGGCTAAAGGACCTTTTAGATCACCTCAACACCTTCAAGACAAATCTGGGTCTTCAGCAGCCCCTTAACGAGATATTGTGCCATTCTTTCCCCACCGCTCTCAAAGGAGCGGCGAAGGAATGGTTCACTAAGTTACCAACGTCGTCCATTGACAACTTCGAACAGTTAGGCAATTCCTTCTTACACCACTTCGTCGGTGGACAACACCCGAAAAGGCTGGCAGACCACCTTCTTACCATTAGgcaaggagaaaaagagaacatGAGGTTATACGTGAAGCGTTTCACTCAAGAAACTTTAGAGGTGGACGAAGTGGATGACAAAGTATGGCTAATGACCTTTAAAGCCGGATTGAAGTCTAGGGAGTTCGTGGTCTCACTTGTGAAGAGTCCCTATCGGACGATGGTGGAAATGCTTTTGAAGGCACAGAAGTACATGAGCGTCGAGGATGCCCTAGCAGCAATAGAAGATGTAAAGAAGCTCAATAAGAGGGAAAGAAAGGAAGATGACTGGAGAGGACGAAAAAGAGAGCGAACAGATCGTCAAAATACTGACGGGAACAAATGGAAAGATGATAAAACCCCTCGAATGATAAAATTCACTCCTTTAGTTATGctcattgataaaattttggcGCAGATTAAAGATGAGCACTACCTCAAATGCCCAAGGCCATTACACTCGTCACCTAATGTGTGTGACAAGAAGAAATATTGTCGTTTCCACAAGGATCACAGCCATTACACATAA